A genomic stretch from Plasmodium brasilianum strain Bolivian I chromosome 9, whole genome shotgun sequence includes:
- a CDS encoding peptidyl-prolyl cis-trans isomerase translates to MSLSLHTNYGDIKMELFCYEVPKTCKNFLALCASGYYDNTKFHRNIKGFAIQGGDPTNTGKGGESIYGKYFDDEFDSTLKHDKRGMVSMANRGKPNTNGSQFFITYSRQPHLNGIYAVFGRVIDGMDVLSVLENEPVGEKNKPIKDIIIESVTIHANPIAEDESL, encoded by the exons atGTCTTTAAGTTTACATACGAATTATGGtgatataaaaatggaaCTGTTTTGCTACGAAGTCCCCAAAACATGCAAA AACTTTTTAGCCTTATGCGCCTCGGGGTATTACGACAACACAAAGTTTCACAG AAATATCAAAGGTTTTGCCATACAGGGGGGGGATCCAACAAATACGGGAAAAGGTGGAGAGAGCATTTACGGCAAATATTTTGACGACGAATTTGATTCAACTTTAAAG CACGACAAAAGAGGAATGGTATCCATGGCAAATAGGGGAAAACCAAATACGAATGGATCCCAGTTTTTTATAACGTATTCTAGACAACCACATCTTAATGGGATCTATGCTGTTTTTGGAAG AGTAATCGATGGCATGGATGTTCTATCCGTTCTTGAAAATG AACCGGTAGGGGAGAAAAACAAACCAATAAAGGATATTATAATTGAGTCAGTGACCATACATGCAAATCCCATTGCTGAAGATGAATCTCTGTGA
- a CDS encoding guanine nucleotide-exchange factor SEC12: MNEIKVSYLNYPIYGIGSNENYVVTSGGGGGKSYGIEDLLDINTFNEKEKKLQVLWSTTEQRGVVDSIIYVEKHNIWLGSVRNECVIFQINEETGPNILLTFVTDFSEKNSRQVVVKFSSNDDLIITGGEDKTLRLWKLKLTNDNKYVHVHNNLYLDITKAVEHLGDFTGHDDSIKDCDITLDERIIISCSSDNSLKLWDTHSLINLHTEQMKNPQNSNDKLNFRCCKFLKNIDIKKEYSYTLLTTAYTTRGNSYLIIWAIYYNDKKEKFTCTKQKFIWLDNRPCCNIAISTNEKYLALGFSTGALKIYNSKFSLLAHYKKHELPITAMCFIKNDGYLLSAGADYSISCLNINSFTFRYLRKIWKYLIILLIVLVISIILLDCFNVGYDLRINSLVRDRTNENKIKVVHGKKGKTSDEL, encoded by the coding sequence ATGAATGAAATAAAGGtatcatatttaaattatcctATTTATGGAATTGGATCCAATGAAAATTATGTAGTCACATCAGGAGGGGGTGGGGGGAAAAGTTATGGTATTGAAGATTTACTAgatattaatacatttaatgaaaaggaaaagaagtTACAAGTTCTTTGGTCAACAACAGAACAAAGAGGTGTAGTAGATTCTATCATATATGTAGagaaacataatatatggtTAGGGTCAGTAAGAAATGAATGtgtaatatttcaaataaatgaagaaacaggaccaaatatattattaacttTTGTAACTGATTTTAGTGAAAAAAATTCAAGACAAGTTGTGGTTAAATTTTCATCAAATGAtgatttaataataacaggAGGAGAGGATAAAACATTACGTTTATGGAAATTGAAATTAactaatgataataaatatgtacatgttcataataatttatatttagatATTACCAAAGCTGTTGAACATTTAGGAGATTTTACAGGACATGATGATAGTATTAAAGATTGTGATATCACATTAGATGAACGGATTATAATATCATGTTCATCTGATAACTCATTAAAATTATGGGATACACACagtttaattaatttacataccgaacaaatgaaaaatccACAAAATtcaaatgataaattaaattttcgttgttgtaaatttttaaaaaatatagatataaaaaaagaatattcttATACCTTATTAACTACAGCTTATACAACTAGAGGTAAtagttatttaataatatgggctatatattataatgataaaaaagaaaaatttacgTGTACAAAACAGAAATTTATCTGGTTAGATAATAGACCATGTTGTAATATAGCTATAAgtacaaatgaaaaatatttagctTTAGGTTTTAGTACTGGAGcacttaaaatttataattctaaattttctcttttagctcattataaaaaacatgAATTACCAATTACTGCTATgtgttttattaaaaatgatggTTATTTACTATCTGCTGGAGCAGATTACAGTATTAGCTGTCTCAATATTAATTCCTTTACTTTTCgttatttaagaaaaatttggAAATATCTTATCATTCTCCTTATTGTACTTGTAATATCTATTATTTTGCTTGACTGCTTCAATGTTGGTTACGATTTGCGCATAAACAGTTTAGTTCGTGATAGGACCAAcgagaataaaattaaagttGTCCATGGGAAAAAGGGAAAGACCTCCGATGAGCTGTGA
- a CDS encoding serine esterase, which produces MKEKNSSYRSESIFSANRNPFEMLETIDDAKEAKRSANFFNNNKNILLNLFSSSNNENNVDSLLFKKKNIKNINAAKTKQKECKNKETDEQIQEVDNRKKNDNTNCEKKKWIRNFCWFCSLNLLDEILEKEIYKEKIHEHVYDLIYDENTYFDTSSTMSAPYEFVRFMLAQLDYNNLHDIKIKNTIKEEKYLFKKFCKKYKYNKKYHKLRDVSYSSNSSSSASVKSDHTLINEKRSINIHYSNYLNIRKELFNSDNEYENNSQKNNESKRKTFYDSNNLGNCDSSDLFYYKNVASSDDMSNNNNSFETISLDDERGKKKEDLCSEGINAKDVSKHQNSNRIDVSGNNIGASARNINGSGNNISGSNNETFLSNSNSNIRNKRKCSEYRFKRLNEPALPLHNLLKNEEEEKGGKGAKMMKISRCNNNNNIAYGKLQCYDYNNMQYNKPYNMPYNMPYNMPYNMRCNIQYSEKGKRGRNENTSKKGNDLFNGENKNFSSSNNSKNNGNNNSCSNKNDRGQTNNSGNNNKMIINNYYDYYNDGNNYNMLIGGNYHNDSSYYDISNSYNNSNYCNSSNHRNNSIRCNNRSCYNKNSRCKYAASYHHVRRSYSLNIQWSEKWNSMRNSKKYNEVNDCQNSCVEIGSTLNDNICNTNVSSEKVLDEQKNNSSTYNERVYNKYKNNLNYIKKFYYIDETQKKPFPLCLYDIIKAFGTIRQCSRCYCFFNSISCHCLECKKKYNMTLKNPHYFIFQHGLTASVLDFQNIINPLLTKYPHLFIYITYSNQSHTFEGVDVGTERICTELKCLFKIINDKINISMIGHSLGGILNRSVLINLYRKKVFKKKKLINFITFACPHIGVHENMAIMNALSVYLCAHTIDDLNNQTTLLLKIANIESINILKKFENIIFYGNTQSDWLVGIRTSLILPYTLFSEELILFIIEQGRNVPEIPINIFSVVHLYMRKKKLLFFYFYQDLKNPNYVLNRRKEQSKFLDQMLQTIISSSKLLSCSQKKKFNIFMNYYSNSDTRRMDVQNKKKKSVSIVGSSASSNDNTNDNSINSNNNSNNGSNISHISSNNNNSNISSNSNSNNNNCNNSSNNNNNNSCNNSSINLSKNRDPLCKNAATTDHLLYDKKNCNDKIFLNVSYSGNSKISLVDAHDDKLHSSDLKSDVSVVNFSQNDNPKEEQEEVKKKEKKKEEEKKEVEGVGEKVPISGSNNICDHYRFSENSQMDNSDKRDSRGISAFGNSGMDNSRINCGRNNSGNDSGGSASGNGFSGGGNKWTLFKARNFEEIFSKKKKSDNNNTSICTNKNVSCKDKENKIYYYEKYLNIPDNYKIVRSSKVPENVNLYNNEKVKNFERTYYGRGSDENLQSGACAKGDNANGSTNVKEDTVNRRDKVSSNSIGSGRGNGCDNTSEVVSKGADSIKQENKKKKMCDYKYFEKLFFECLKTKIINDIKTFLYSSKNNKNGKNISNHNGTTAAATAVSTTNSTSDKRDQENMGKSLLGGSKAKNEVSSENEKRMDIYSNENNKYEKRGDEKRKDEKRKIEKCKDENYTFQLCHAKSEEYDYISEFFCTSSDDNYESDGSNREMLNEDVSTSKEHCNNHEANSNAANGKFIHNRRNVYCNDIPMKKKMKRNNLLKGITKADKKKYKEILFHIYTISNEQLIEKFFKNPELLYYEVLFYCLNQLPIQRYCISLPLYSNAHVQIIAHPRLCSEESASVKHFLEHLIL; this is translated from the exons atgaaagaaaaaaattcatcTTATAGAAGTGAATCTATATTCTCCGCAAATAGGAACCCATTTGAGATGCTTGAAACAATTGATGATGCAAAGGAAGCAAAAAGAAgtgctaatttttttaacaacaataaaaatattcttttaaatttatttagcAGTTCAAATAATGAGAACAATGTTGAtagtttattatttaaaaaaaaaaacataaagaaTATTAATGCTGCAAAAACAAAACAGAAAGAATGTAAGAATAAGGAGACGGATGAACAAATACAAGAAGTAgataataggaaaaaaaatgataatacaaattgtgagaaaaaaaaatggataagaAATTTCTGCTGGTTCTGTTCATTGAATTTGTTAGACGAAATTTTAGAAAAGgaaatttataaagaaaagataCATGAGCATGTATATGATTTGatatatgatgaaaatacGTATTTTGATACCAGTTCAACGATGAGTGCTCCATACGAGTTTGTAAGGTTTATGCTAGCACAGCTGGACTACAATAATTTACatgatattaaaataaaaaatacaattaaagaagaaaaatacttgtttaaaaaattttgtaaaaaatataaatataacaaaaaatatcataaattaAGAGATGTCTCTTATTCTAGTAATTCTAGTAGTAGTGCAAGTGTAAAAAGTGATCATAcattaattaatgaaaagagaagtataaatatacattatagtaattatctaaatataagaaaagagTTGTTTAATAGCGATaatgaatatgaaaataatagtcaaaaaaataatgagagtaaaagaaaaacattctatgatagtaataatttGGGAAATTGTGATAGTAgtgatttattttattacaaaaatgtagCATCATCAGATGACatgagtaataataacaattctTTTGAAACCATTTCGTTGGATGACGAaagaggtaaaaaaaaagaagaccTCTGTTCGGAAGGGATTAATGCAAAGGACGTTTCGAAACATCAAAATAGCAACAGAATCGATGTGAGTGGTAACAACATCGGTGCGAGTGCTAGAAATATTAACGGGAGTGGTAACAACATTAGTGGGAGTAATAATGAAACATTTCTATCCAATAGCAATTCAAATATAAGGAATAAACGCAAATGTAGTGAATACAGATTTAAAAGATTGAATGAACCTGCTTTACCTTTACATAACCTGTTAAAAAACGAAGAGGAGGAGAAAGGAGGGAAAGGAGCAAAAATGATGAAGATTAGTAGgtgcaataataataataatatcgCCTATGGAAAGTTACAGTGTTATGATTATAATAACATGCAGTATAATAAGCCATATAATATGCCATATAATATGCCATATAATATGCCATATAATATGCGGTGTAATATACAGTATAGCGAAAAGGGAAAGAGAGGGAGAAATGAAAATACCAGCAAAAAGGGGAATGATCTTTTCAAtggggaaaataaaaatttttcgaGCAGTAACAATAGCAAAAATAATGGCAACAATAATAGTTGTAGCAATAAAAATGACCGTGGGCAAACGAATAATAGTGGGAACAATAATAAGATGATTATTAATAACTATTATGACTATTATAACGAtggtaataattataatatgctTATCGGTGGAAACTACCATAATGATAGCAGTTACTATGACATTAGTAAttcttataataatagtaattacTGTAACAGTAGCAATCACCGTAACAATAGCATTCGCTGTAACAATAGAAGTTGTTACAACAAAAATAGTCGTTGTAAGTATGCAGCGAGCTACCACCACGTAAGAAGGAGTTATTCACTTAATATACAGTGGAGCGAGAAGTGGAACTCCATGAGGaatagcaaaaaatataatgaagtGAACGATTGTCAAAATAGTTGTGTAGAAATAGGTAGTACgttaaatgataatatatgtaatacaaATGTAAGCAGTGAAAAGGTTCTTGATGAGCAAAAGAATAATTCAAGTACTTACAATGAAAgggtatataataaatataaaaacaatttgaattatataaagaaattttattacatagatgaaacacaaaaaaaaccATTCccattatgtttatatgatattataaaagcATTTGGTACAATAAGGCAATGTTCACGTTGTTACTGTTTCTTTAATTCTATATCATGTCACTGTCTCGaatgtaaaaagaaatataatatgacTTTAAAAAACCCGcactattttatatttcaacaTGGATTAACTGCAAGTGTGCTagattttcaaaatattataaatccattattaacaaaatatccacatttatttatttatataacatatagtAATCAGAGCCACACATTTGAAGGTGTAGATGTCGGAACAGAAAGGATATGTACTGAATTAAAAtgcttatttaaaataataaatgataaaataaacatatctATGATTGGACATTCTTTAGGAGGAATATTAAATAGATctgttttaataaatttatatagaaaaaaagtattcaaaaaaaaaaagttaataaattttataacttttGCCTGTCCACATATAGGTGTTCATGAAAATATGGCAATTATGAATGCACTCTCTGTGTATTTATGTGCACATACTATTGATGATTTAAATAATCAGACTAcacttttattaaaaatagctAATATTgaaagtataaatattttaaaaaaatttgaaaatattatcttttatGGTAATACACAATCAGATTGGCTAGTTGGTATAAGGACATCTCTAATTTTACCTTATACTTTATTTAGTGAagaacttattttatttataatagaGCAAGGAAGAAATGTGCCTGAAATTcctattaacattttttctgttgttcatttatatatgagaaagaaaaagctactttttttttatttttatcaagatttaaaaaatccAAATTATGTGTTAAATAGGAGAAAGGAACAAAGCAAGTTTTTAGATCAAATGTTACAAACTATTATATCATCAagtaaattattatcatgttcacagaaaaaaaagttcaatatctttatgaattattataGTAACTCTGATACGAGAAGAATGGACGttcagaataaaaaaaagaaaagtgtATCCATTGTAGGCAGTAGTGCCAGTAGTAACGACAACACTAATGATAACAgtattaatagtaataataatagtaacaatggTAGTAATATTAGTCATattagtagtaataacaacaatagtaatattagtagtaatagcaatagtaataataataattgtaacaacagtagtaataataacaataataatagttgtAACAACAGTAGTATTAATTTGTCAAAAAATAGAGACCCACTTTGCAAAAATGCCGCCACAACTGACCATTTATTGTATGATAAGAAAAACTGTAATGACAAAatctttttaaatgtttcGTATAGTGGTAATAGTAAGATCAGTTTAGTAGATGCACACGATGATAAATTGCATTCGAGCGATTTGAAGTCTGATGTATCTGTAGTTAATTTTAGTCAAAATGATAACCCAAAGGAAGAACAGGAGGAGGTGAAGAAGAAGGAGAAGAAGAAGGAGGAGGAAAAGAAGGAAGTGGAAGGAGTAGGTGAAAAAGTGCCCATCAGTGGTAGCAACAACATTTGTGACCACTATAGGTTTTCAGAAAACTCCCAAATGGATAACAGTGATAAGAGGGATAGTAGGGGAATTAGCGCTTTTGGGAATAGCGGCATGGATAATAGCAGGATAAATTGCGGAAGGAATAATAGTGGTAACGATAGTGGAGGAAGTGCTAGTGGTAATGGTTTCAGTGGTGGGGGAAACAAGTGGACACTGTTCAAAGCACGGAACTTTGAAGagatattttcaaaaaaaaaaaaaagcgataataataatacctCTATATGCACCAATAAAAATGTATCCTGCAAGGAtaaggaaaacaaaatatattattatgaaaagtATCTTAACATACcagataattataaaatagtaaGAAGCTCTAAAGTACCGGAGAATGTGAATTTGtacaataatgaaaaagtcAAGAATTTTGAAAGAACGTATTATGGCAGGGGGAGCGATGAAAATTTGCAGAGTGGTGCATGTGCGAAGGGTGATAATGCTAATGGCTCTACAAATGTAAAAGAGGATACTGTGAACAGACGGGATAAAGTGAGCAGCAATAGTATTGGAAGTGGTAGAGGCAATGGCTGTGATAACACTAGTGAAGTAGTGAGTAAAGGAGCTGACTCGATTAAGCAGGAAaacaagaagaaaaaaatgtgtgactacaaatattttgaaaagttATTCTTTGAATGCCTAAAGACGAAgataataaatgatataaaaac TTTTTTGTATTCTtcgaaaaataataaaaacggGAAAAACATATCCAATCATAATGGCACGACTGCGGCGGCAACAGCGGTGAGTACCACGAACAGCACTAGTGACAAAAGGGATCAAGAAAATATGGGGAAAAGTTTACTAGGAGGAAGTAAAGCGAAAAATGAAGTTAGCagtgaaaatgaaaagaggATGGATATTTATTCAAATGAAAACAACAAATATGAGAAGAGGGGAGACGAAAAGAGGAAGGACGAAAAGCGAAAGATTGAAAAATGCAAAGATGAAAATTACACATTTCAGTTGTGTCATGCAAAAAGTGAAGAGTATGATTATATTAGTGAATTTTTCTGTACATCATCAGATGACAACTATGAGAGTGATGGAAGCAATCGAGAAATGTTAAACGAAGACGTGTCAACAAGTAAGGAACACTGTAACAATCATGAGGCAAATAGTAATGCAGCAAATGGGAAGTTTATACATAATAGGAGGAACGTATATTGTAATGATATCccgatgaaaaaaaaaatgaaaagaaataatcTACTAAAAGGTATAACAAAAGcggataagaaaaaatataaagaaatattatttcatatatataccataTCGAATGAGCAGCTGATAGaaaagttttttaaaaatccgGAACTTCTCTATTAtgaagtattattttattgtttaaaCCAATTGCCAATTCAAAGGTACTGTATTTCACTTCCATTATATTCAAATGCACATGTCCAAATTATCGCACATCCTCGACTGTGTTCAGAAGAATCAGCTTCAGTGAAGCATTTCCTCGAGCATTTGAtactttaa
- a CDS encoding pyridoxine biosynthesis protein PDX2, whose protein sequence is MEETTIGVLSLQGDFQPHIKHFLKLEEPSLKIKEVRDKSDLSLCDGLVIPGGESTTLRKCFSYDNDSLYNALKNFIHVEKKPTWGTCAGCILLSKNVENNEMYNAYGNNFSLGGLDITISRNYYGSQNDSFICSLNINSQNSVFKKNLRAACIRAPYIKGILSDNVETLATFSHEPYGTNIIAAVEQNNCIGTVFHPELMPYICFHQYFFEKVKYNKKHLK, encoded by the exons atgGAAGAAACCACTATAGGGGTTTTATCTCTACAAGGGGATTTTCAGCCACACATAAAACACTTTCTTAAATTGGAGGAACCCTCACTGAAGATTAAGGAA GTTAGAGATAAATCAGATTTAAGCTTGTGTGATGGTTTAGTAATACCAGGGGGAGAATCTACCACATTAAGAAAATGCTTTTCCTATGATAATGATTCCTTATATAAC GCTTTGAAAAACTTCATACATGTTGAGAAAAAGCCAACTTGGGGAACATGTGcag gATGCATTCTTTTGTCAAAAAATGTCGAAAACAACGAAATGTACAATGCATatggaaataatttttcattggGGGGACTGGACATAACCATTAGTAGAAATTACTATGGTTCTcaa AATGATAGCTTTATATGCTccttaaatataaattcacAAAATAGcgttttcaaaaaaaatttaagggCAGCTTGTATACGAGCCCCatatataaaaggaataTTATCAGacaat GTTGAAACTCTTGCAACTTTTTCACACGAACCTTATGGCACTAATATTATAGCAG cGGTTGAACAGAACAATTGTATAGGAACCGTTTTTCACCCGGAATTAATGCCGTATATTTGTTTtcatcaatatttttttgagaaagttaaatataataaaaaacatttaaagtaa